Proteins found in one Enterococcus sp. 9D6_DIV0238 genomic segment:
- the sapS gene encoding two-component system sensor histidine kinase SapS yields the protein MTIRNYLKDHWLLLVGWLTFIALTCFILWLSPDTAVNFSIIGYLVLLEGLFLLLFLTIDYSLKKRWWRSLDTTEHPPSLQHYLSEASRAEEKLVQEYINGLLVEHQQVMQQAINNQQDQKDYIDSWVHEIKVPLAAVNLILQSLEDDIPEKKYYLVENELTKIDEYVEQVLYYARLDSFSRDYLIQEYSLKEIVQSVIRTQGSYFIQKNLHFSIEGTDQLVLTDAKWVAFIFKQLVSNAIKYTPAGGDITVTFSRTKEGAWLQLKDTGVGIPKEDQGRIFDKGFTGENGRTSEQHSTGLGLYLAKSLADKLGHQLSVESVEGEGTTMKLLFPFLSYFKERR from the coding sequence ATGACGATTCGTAATTATTTAAAGGATCACTGGCTTTTACTCGTTGGCTGGCTGACATTTATTGCACTGACCTGTTTTATTCTTTGGTTATCTCCAGATACTGCGGTGAATTTTTCGATCATTGGTTATTTAGTCTTATTAGAAGGTTTATTTTTACTGCTCTTTTTAACGATCGACTATTCATTAAAAAAACGTTGGTGGCGCTCACTGGACACAACAGAGCATCCGCCTTCTTTACAGCATTATCTAAGTGAGGCATCAAGGGCAGAAGAAAAGCTCGTTCAAGAATACATCAATGGGTTATTGGTCGAGCATCAACAAGTGATGCAGCAGGCGATCAATAACCAGCAGGATCAAAAAGATTATATCGATTCATGGGTACATGAAATCAAAGTACCATTGGCTGCAGTGAACTTGATTTTACAGTCTCTGGAAGATGATATTCCAGAGAAGAAATATTACTTGGTCGAAAATGAGCTGACAAAGATCGATGAATATGTGGAGCAGGTACTTTATTATGCCCGTTTGGATAGTTTTTCCAGAGATTATCTTATTCAAGAATATTCGTTGAAGGAGATCGTTCAATCTGTCATTCGGACACAGGGAAGCTATTTTATTCAAAAGAATCTACATTTTTCAATTGAAGGAACAGATCAACTCGTGTTGACGGATGCAAAATGGGTGGCGTTTATCTTCAAGCAGTTGGTGAGCAATGCAATCAAATATACGCCAGCTGGAGGAGACATCACTGTTACTTTTTCACGTACAAAAGAAGGCGCTTGGTTACAGTTGAAAGATACGGGTGTTGGGATTCCTAAAGAAGACCAGGGACGGATTTTTGACAAAGGCTTTACGGGTGAAAATGGTCGAACGAGTGAGCAGCATTCCACAGGTTTAGGCTTATATTTGGCAAAGAGTTTAGCGGATAAATTAGGTCATCAACTATCGGTGGAATCTGTAGAAGGTGAAGGAACAACGATGAAATTGCTCTTTCCATTTTTGAGTTATTTTAAAGAGAGACGATAA
- the sapR gene encoding two-component system response regulator SapR, producing MAKIMIVEDETTIRDLIREELQKWQFDTFGVTNFNTVLEDFQQEDPQLVLLDINLPVFDGYYWCQKIREISKVPIIFISSRNTNMDMIMAMNMGADDFVTKPFQLDVLVAKINALLRRSYNYSEVGSEIMSHNGITLNVDNGSMEINGEIIDLSKNEYRLLYILMKKHGKILTREKLLRALWEDERFVDDNTLTVNINRLRKKIEQAGLEGYIETKVGQGYIVP from the coding sequence ATGGCAAAGATCATGATTGTGGAAGATGAGACGACGATTCGCGACTTGATTCGTGAAGAGCTGCAAAAATGGCAGTTTGATACATTCGGAGTGACTAATTTTAATACTGTTTTAGAGGACTTTCAGCAGGAAGATCCGCAGTTGGTTTTACTGGATATCAATTTACCTGTATTTGATGGTTATTATTGGTGTCAAAAGATTCGTGAAATTTCTAAAGTACCTATTATTTTTATTTCGAGTCGTAATACGAATATGGATATGATCATGGCGATGAATATGGGGGCTGATGATTTTGTGACAAAACCATTTCAATTAGATGTTTTGGTTGCTAAGATCAACGCTTTACTACGGAGATCGTATAATTATTCTGAGGTCGGCAGCGAGATCATGTCTCATAACGGCATCACCTTGAATGTGGATAATGGCAGTATGGAGATCAATGGTGAAATCATTGATCTAAGTAAAAATGAGTATCGTTTGCTTTATATTTTGATGAAGAAGCATGGAAAAATATTGACTAGAGAAAAGCTACTACGCGCGTTATGGGAAGATGAACGTTTTGTTGATGACAACACTTTAACAGTCAATATCAATCGCTTACGGAAGAAAATCGAACAGGCTGGATTGGAAGGCTACATCGAAACCAAAGTTGGCCAAGGATACATTGTACCGTAG
- a CDS encoding DUF1307 domain-containing protein, translating to MKKKLHYSRVLFLTVVTATVTLAACTANEESTKDKTKNSEASLKINSTSSSSKEKSSPSSTKSEGKTGTVTYTAELGSEEDKMEKKVTYKNGKIIAEETTEAIPYAGFGIKDKTEAESLISQKQKELENVEGVNYSVEYQEERAIESYKIDFTKVDREKIGFLSALADLSTIDEVEKLLLEMGYKKIEEQ from the coding sequence ATGAAAAAGAAATTACACTATTCTCGTGTGCTATTTTTGACAGTAGTGACTGCAACGGTCACATTAGCAGCCTGCACAGCAAATGAAGAATCAACGAAAGACAAGACAAAAAATTCGGAAGCATCATTAAAAATCAACTCTACGAGCAGTTCATCAAAGGAGAAATCGTCACCCAGCTCAACAAAAAGTGAAGGAAAAACAGGAACCGTCACTTATACAGCCGAGCTGGGCAGTGAAGAAGATAAAATGGAAAAAAAAGTAACCTATAAAAATGGAAAAATAATTGCCGAAGAAACGACCGAAGCTATTCCTTACGCTGGGTTTGGTATCAAAGATAAAACAGAAGCTGAATCCTTGATTTCTCAGAAACAAAAAGAGCTGGAAAATGTTGAGGGGGTCAACTATTCCGTAGAGTATCAAGAAGAACGAGCCATCGAATCCTATAAAATAGATTTCACTAAGGTTGATCGGGAAAAAATAGGCTTTTTATCTGCGCTTGCTGATCTTTCTACGATAGATGAAGTGGAAAAACTGTTGCTTGAGATGGGGTATAAAAAAATTGAAGAGCAATAA
- a CDS encoding CPBP family intramembrane glutamic endopeptidase gives MKDSILYPTFFKSDYDKMPVGERKNNKKITELGDLMMNWKNFFRTIVVMWGTFLLYKIVTLSLLYTLPNLQSKPYYELVYFLIVTAISIFIVRLTKNSFGVEINFSPVITKPKKNILIFVVPFILFGIDFIGGIADVFRQPVYLIIVSFASALGAGLFEEIRDRGFGTIGFNSSFPNSKWKPLIIALCTSFLFCTTHYLNLLMPIAPSLEAVNQQVVYTFFMGLVFSVLSMRTGTIFYATLFHSMNNLSPWTPTSDLASVSSWSNVLIIYGLVPLLYTLWCLRPSKEIQMTNSQI, from the coding sequence TTGAAGGATTCAATCTTATATCCCACATTTTTTAAATCTGATTATGATAAAATGCCAGTGGGTGAACGAAAAAATAATAAAAAAATTACTGAATTAGGAGATTTGATGATGAATTGGAAAAATTTTTTTAGGACTATTGTTGTAATGTGGGGAACTTTCTTACTATATAAAATAGTTACATTAAGTCTCTTGTATACTCTACCAAATTTACAAAGTAAACCCTATTATGAATTAGTTTATTTCTTGATCGTAACTGCAATTTCTATCTTCATTGTTAGATTGACTAAAAATTCATTTGGTGTCGAAATAAATTTCTCTCCAGTAATCACAAAACCTAAGAAGAATATCTTGATTTTCGTGGTTCCTTTCATTCTTTTTGGAATTGATTTTATTGGTGGAATTGCTGATGTTTTTAGACAACCGGTCTATCTTATCATCGTTTCTTTTGCTAGTGCATTAGGGGCTGGTTTATTTGAAGAAATAAGGGATAGGGGATTTGGTACTATTGGGTTTAATAGCTCGTTCCCTAATTCAAAATGGAAACCTTTAATAATTGCCTTGTGTACTTCTTTTCTATTTTGTACGACACACTATTTAAACTTATTGATGCCAATAGCTCCTTCTTTGGAGGCTGTAAATCAACAAGTGGTTTATACATTCTTCATGGGCTTGGTTTTTTCTGTTCTATCAATGAGAACAGGTACAATATTTTATGCTACTCTATTCCATTCTATGAACAACCTGTCCCCTTGGACACCTACATCAGATTTAGCCTCTGTTAGTTCGTGGTCTAATGTGCTTATTATATATGGTCTAGTTCCTCTTCTTTACACGTTATGGTGCTTGCGACCAAGTAAAGAAATTCAAATGACTAATTCGCAGATATAG
- a CDS encoding dihydrodipicolinate synthase family protein, which yields MSDELKNSYHVAVPTAFYEDEALNVRATLDHILYLQTIGVRSFLVCGSTGEQHSLTLAEKISLLNEIENEDRIEIDVEIIFGLSSIRQKEAVALAKAVDSKEKISSILVGFSPYILPTQSEAVKYVEAISFACEKPMILYNNPKRTGFNLETASFLNIVETCRVIGLKEAGDENRILELKSVLPEDFYFYAGGENKLKEKVALGFNRLSSISGNLYPLEVKQWFESLCSGNDEAFYLESEINKIFEHSPLTYLKAQLSKKEHIQMGMPRSPLGNQSF from the coding sequence ATGTCAGATGAACTGAAAAATAGCTATCATGTAGCGGTGCCTACTGCTTTTTATGAGGATGAAGCGCTGAATGTACGAGCAACGTTGGATCATATCCTTTATCTGCAAACGATTGGTGTGCGGTCATTTTTAGTATGCGGCTCCACAGGAGAACAACATAGCCTAACTCTTGCAGAAAAAATCTCGTTATTAAATGAGATTGAAAATGAGGATAGGATAGAGATCGATGTTGAAATTATTTTTGGCTTATCTAGTATACGCCAAAAAGAAGCAGTGGCTTTAGCTAAAGCTGTTGATAGCAAAGAAAAAATTTCGAGTATCCTTGTTGGATTTTCTCCGTATATTTTACCAACACAGTCAGAAGCGGTAAAGTATGTAGAAGCGATCTCGTTTGCTTGTGAAAAACCAATGATTCTGTACAATAACCCTAAGCGAACTGGCTTCAATTTGGAAACAGCTTCTTTTTTAAACATAGTGGAAACATGTCGTGTTATAGGCTTGAAGGAAGCAGGAGATGAAAATCGCATCCTTGAGTTAAAATCAGTATTGCCGGAAGACTTTTATTTCTATGCAGGCGGCGAAAATAAACTAAAAGAAAAAGTCGCCTTAGGTTTTAATAGACTTTCTTCTATCTCAGGTAATTTATATCCATTAGAAGTTAAACAATGGTTTGAGTCGCTGTGTAGCGGAAATGATGAAGCCTTCTATTTAGAAAGTGAAATAAATAAAATATTCGAACATAGCCCATTAACTTATTTGAAAGCTCAACTATCAAAAAAAGAACACATACAGATGGGGATGCCAAGAAGTCCACTAGGAAATCAAAGTTTTTAA
- a CDS encoding RidA family protein, with protein MKRKSYTGNNVSVSGPYSHAIDAGNYLFFSGQVAKNSTNYIEETGSIEEQTKQCFVNLQEVMKTANVSLDDVVKVNVYLTQMKNFEAMNEVYKMMFKEPFPARTCVAVLELPLGADIEIEVIVYKISNERND; from the coding sequence ATGAAAAGAAAAAGCTATACAGGAAACAACGTATCTGTTTCAGGACCGTATTCGCATGCAATCGATGCTGGTAATTATCTGTTTTTCTCAGGTCAAGTTGCTAAAAATAGTACTAATTATATCGAAGAAACAGGGAGTATTGAAGAACAAACAAAACAGTGTTTTGTCAATTTACAAGAAGTGATGAAAACGGCCAATGTTAGTTTAGACGATGTTGTAAAAGTCAATGTCTATCTAACACAAATGAAAAATTTTGAGGCGATGAATGAAGTTTATAAAATGATGTTTAAAGAACCTTTTCCGGCAAGAACATGTGTAGCTGTTCTGGAATTACCATTAGGTGCGGATATTGAAATAGAGGTCATTGTTTATAAAATTTCTAATGAACGTAATGACTAA